A window from Gottschalkiaceae bacterium SANA encodes these proteins:
- a CDS encoding ferritin family protein → MKERELTLIKQAILNEIEGYEFYKMAAGQTKSIESKNALLALADEEFKHSTYLKELFNKIKKQGDDFQLAFLSDIPSPGIYRFSDIKDNANLSLAVTIFSIGMEMEKASIKFYEKAFEETELPEAKKLYEILIAWEKTHLEQFQTEYTKHRQEWWSEQSFAPF, encoded by the coding sequence ATGAAAGAACGGGAACTAACACTAATCAAACAAGCCATCCTCAACGAAATAGAAGGCTATGAATTCTATAAGATGGCTGCAGGACAAACAAAGTCAATAGAAAGTAAAAATGCACTTTTGGCCTTGGCCGATGAAGAATTTAAGCATTCTACTTACCTAAAGGAACTATTCAACAAAATTAAAAAACAAGGCGATGATTTTCAATTGGCTTTCCTCAGTGATATCCCATCACCAGGAATTTATCGGTTTAGTGATATCAAGGACAATGCCAATTTAAGCCTTGCTGTTACCATCTTTTCGATTGGGATGGAAATGGAGAAAGCATCAATCAAGTTTTATGAAAAAGCATTCGAAGAAACTGAGCTTCCAGAAGCAAAAAAACTCTATGAAATTCTAATTGCTTGGGAGAAAACCCACTTGGAACAATTCCAAACCGAGTACACCAAGCACCGCCAAGAGTGGTGGAGCGAACAAAGCTTTGCACCGTTTTAA
- the asnA gene encoding aspartate--ammonia ligase, translating into MFRGLVIPNNYESKLTLRETEKAIKQVKDYFQRELANALNLERVSAPLFVFPESGLNDDLNGVERPVSFDVPDLAHDGIEVVHSLAKWKRMTLNRYGFAPNEGMYTDMNAIRRDEELDNLHSLYVDQWDWEKIIAPADRTMETLVKTVKKIYRVFKMTENYMDTLYPVIKPTLPAEIFFITSQELETRYPDLTPEQREDAITKEKKAVFLMQIGGALASGEPHDGRAPDYDDWTLNGDILFWHPILDQTFELSSMGIRVDAETLKMQLAQRGCQDRSELPFHKALLAGELPQTMGGGIGQSRMCMFFLQKAHIGEVQASLWPAEMVSDCEKAGVFLL; encoded by the coding sequence ATGTTTCGAGGACTAGTTATACCCAATAATTACGAATCTAAATTAACCCTGCGAGAGACAGAAAAAGCAATCAAGCAGGTTAAAGATTATTTTCAAAGAGAATTGGCAAATGCACTAAATTTAGAGCGTGTATCCGCTCCGCTTTTCGTCTTTCCAGAAAGTGGACTGAATGATGATTTAAACGGTGTGGAACGTCCAGTTTCTTTTGATGTACCCGATCTTGCTCACGATGGCATCGAAGTGGTACATTCCCTTGCAAAATGGAAGCGCATGACCCTTAACCGTTACGGATTTGCACCTAATGAAGGCATGTATACAGATATGAATGCAATCCGACGCGACGAGGAATTAGATAACCTCCATTCTCTTTACGTGGATCAATGGGATTGGGAGAAAATCATTGCTCCAGCAGACCGTACCATGGAAACCCTAGTAAAAACCGTAAAAAAAATCTACCGTGTCTTTAAAATGACAGAAAACTACATGGATACCCTTTATCCAGTCATTAAGCCTACACTTCCAGCCGAGATTTTCTTTATTACGTCTCAGGAATTAGAAACACGATACCCCGATCTAACACCAGAACAACGAGAAGATGCCATTACCAAAGAAAAAAAGGCCGTTTTTTTGATGCAGATCGGCGGAGCTCTTGCATCTGGGGAACCCCATGACGGACGAGCACCTGATTATGACGATTGGACGTTAAATGGCGATATCCTCTTCTGGCATCCCATTTTGGATCAAACATTTGAGCTTTCTTCCATGGGAATCCGTGTTGATGCAGAAACTTTGAAAATGCAATTGGCCCAACGTGGTTGCCAAGATCGTTCTGAACTTCCTTTCCACAAAGCCTTGTTAGCTGGGGAGCTTCCTCAAACCATGGGCGGCGGTATTGGACAATCCAGAATGTGTATGTTCTTCTTGCAAAAAGCACATATCGGTGAGGTTCAAGCCTCCCTATGGCCAGCAGAAATGGTCAGTGATTGTGAAAAAGCAGGTGTTTTTCTACTATAA
- a CDS encoding putative DNA modification/repair radical SAM protein yields the protein MYDVYDRLQILADSAKYDVSCSSSGNERKNNRAGGIGNARSFGICHAWAADGRCISLLKILMTNHCVYDCAYCINRSSNDVPRASLTPEEIAKTTMAFYRRNYIEGLFLSSAVDVSPNQTMEQIVKTLELLRHQWQFQGYIHVKAIPGADPRLIQQAGFLADRMSANIELPSSESLQRLAPQKQLQTILKPMNQIQHGIEENRYALKQYRNAQSFVPAGQSTQMIVGATPESDYQMIHTSQKLYDRFQLKRVFYSAYIPVGNPKKILVPIPKIAPLMREHRLYQADWLLRFYGFRAEELLDEIKPHFDADFDPKMIWAIRHLEQFPVEINRAPFETLIRVPGIGHKTASRIVNQRRLASLSVEEVKKTRLVWKRARFFLTVRGKYYGGRSISPEGIKTALQPEWSHQLRLFPNAKGGQARGLSI from the coding sequence ATGTACGATGTCTATGATCGACTTCAAATTCTCGCGGACTCCGCAAAATACGATGTATCTTGCTCCTCCAGTGGAAATGAGCGGAAGAACAATCGAGCGGGCGGGATCGGCAACGCACGTTCTTTCGGTATCTGCCACGCATGGGCAGCCGACGGCCGGTGTATTTCTCTCTTGAAAATATTAATGACAAATCACTGCGTCTACGACTGTGCCTATTGCATCAATCGTTCATCCAATGATGTGCCACGGGCAAGTCTAACACCGGAAGAAATCGCAAAGACCACCATGGCCTTCTATCGGCGAAACTATATTGAAGGACTGTTTTTGTCTAGTGCTGTCGATGTTTCACCCAATCAAACCATGGAACAGATCGTAAAAACACTCGAACTTTTACGTCATCAATGGCAATTCCAAGGATACATCCATGTGAAAGCCATCCCCGGTGCAGATCCAAGACTCATTCAGCAGGCAGGCTTTCTGGCGGATCGCATGAGCGCGAATATCGAATTACCAAGCAGTGAATCCCTGCAACGCCTAGCCCCACAAAAGCAACTACAAACGATCTTGAAGCCTATGAATCAAATCCAACATGGAATTGAAGAGAACCGCTATGCACTTAAACAATACCGAAACGCACAATCCTTTGTACCTGCCGGACAGTCCACCCAAATGATCGTGGGTGCGACTCCAGAATCCGACTATCAAATGATACATACTTCACAGAAACTATATGATCGCTTTCAATTGAAGCGTGTCTTTTATTCCGCCTATATCCCCGTAGGGAATCCCAAGAAGATCCTGGTTCCCATACCAAAAATTGCCCCCTTAATGCGAGAACACCGCCTATATCAAGCGGATTGGCTTCTTCGCTTTTATGGCTTTCGTGCAGAAGAATTACTCGACGAAATCAAGCCGCATTTTGATGCGGACTTTGATCCAAAAATGATTTGGGCCATTCGCCACTTGGAACAATTCCCCGTTGAAATCAACCGTGCCCCTTTCGAAACCCTAATTCGTGTACCAGGCATTGGACACAAAACGGCGTCCCGAATTGTCAATCAACGGCGCCTTGCCTCTCTATCCGTCGAAGAAGTAAAAAAAACACGTCTCGTATGGAAACGAGCCCGTTTCTTTCTCACCGTGAGGGGCAAATACTATGGCGGACGTTCCATAAGCCCAGAGGGAATTAAAACCGCTCTACAACCGGAATGGAGCCATCAATTACGGCTCTTCCCCAACGCCAAAGGAGGGCAAGCCCGTGGATTATCTATATGA
- a CDS encoding TIGR03915 family putative DNA repair protein: MDYLYDHSFDGFLTAAAIHFQEKRTSGIFPETHYQYRLGEEVRSIETDPIRAATFYHELEERFSSDVAHKCGRAFLSDHPNKENLLLIYLNFGFKKGRGFDAIFTHPDVEPVQTIATAVEWEAARFLGLIRFQEIKGILYASFSPDNAILGLMADHFLDRLHGEAWIIHDTKRNLAILCNGVKWRMVPFKRDFALTLPREELAVQQLWRGYFTHIAIPERKNPRLQAQYMPRRYWKDLVEVNSPQFR, from the coding sequence GTGGATTATCTATATGATCACTCATTTGACGGATTTTTAACCGCCGCCGCCATTCATTTTCAAGAAAAAAGGACTTCCGGCATTTTCCCGGAAACCCACTATCAATATCGCTTAGGAGAAGAAGTGCGAAGCATTGAAACGGACCCCATTCGTGCTGCCACCTTCTATCACGAGCTGGAAGAACGTTTTTCTTCGGATGTCGCCCATAAATGCGGTCGCGCATTTCTTTCGGATCATCCCAACAAAGAAAATCTCCTGCTCATCTATTTGAATTTTGGATTTAAAAAGGGACGCGGCTTTGATGCAATCTTCACCCACCCTGATGTAGAACCCGTGCAGACCATTGCCACCGCTGTGGAATGGGAGGCTGCAAGATTTTTAGGCCTGATCCGCTTTCAGGAAATCAAAGGGATCCTATACGCTTCCTTCTCACCGGACAATGCCATTCTAGGGCTTATGGCCGATCACTTTCTCGACCGCCTCCATGGGGAAGCTTGGATTATACATGATACCAAACGGAATCTTGCCATTCTCTGTAATGGCGTAAAATGGCGCATGGTACCTTTCAAACGGGATTTTGCACTCACCCTTCCCCGAGAAGAACTCGCGGTCCAACAATTATGGCGAGGCTACTTCACCCATATCGCCATCCCGGAAAGAAAAAATCCACGTCTCCAGGCACAGTATATGCCTAGGCGATACTGGAAAGATCTTGTGGAAGTCAACTCACCTCAATTTCGTTGA